Part of the Actinomyces howellii genome, TCGGAGTCCCCGAGCGCCCAGGCCTCTGGGACGCCCACCTCTGAGCCGGGCTCGCCGGCCGCCTCCCTGGCCCGCACCGGCGCCTCGATCGCCGTGCCGGTGATCATCGTGGTGGCCTTGCTCGCCGGTGGCGTGATGCTCCTGCGTCGTCGCCGGGCCTGAGCCGGCGGCGGGCCTCCCACCTCAGAGGCGGCCCGCAGCCGCAGGCACGAGGGTGGCCCCCTGCTCCCAGACGGGAGCAGGGGGCCACCCTCGTGCTCGGCTCTCTTGCCCCGATCGAGGTGCAGGCCGCAGTCAGCTCGCAGGTCTCGGTCTCCAACCTGCAGCTCGTCAAGTCCAGCCGCAGCGGGGTCGACGCCCCCGGCCAGCGACTGACGGCCGAGTCGACGAGCTCAAGGCCGCTGGGTTCACCGGCTTCAAGGGCAAGAGCCAGGCGCTCCTCCTCATCACCCGGTCGACGACCGCCGAGGCGGTCGACATGACCGTCAACGGCTCGCAGACGGTCTCGGTGGACCTGCCCGGCACCGGTGGGATCTCGGGAGTGGTCCCCACGACCTACGTCCCGCTGCGCCTGAGCAAGATGTCCTCCGTCATCGGCCCGACCTCGTCGATGGTCTGGGAGGTCAACTTCGGGACCCCCTACATCACCCAGCAGCTCGCCGCGGCGGGCACCCCGATCACGGTCGACGGCTCGATACGCCAGACCATCACCTTCACCGACACCCTCGGTCCGGGCCAGGCCTTCAGCACCGACATGTCGAGGTGGGCGATCATGGTGCGCAACTCCGCCGCCGAGCCGAGCCTGACCGGCATCAGGGTGACGAACGCGGCGGGCACGGACCTCAACACGACCTCCGGCGACTTCGACATGTCGGTGTCGATCGACGGGCAGGTCGCGACGATCACGGTGACCGGCCCCTTCGCCGAGAACACGAACTACAAGATCACCTACCCGGTCACCTTCACCTCCCAGTCCGGAACCGCCTCGGTGGGCGTCCACTACGAGAACACGGCAGCCCTGGACGGCACGGCGGCCACTGCGTCCTTCGAGCGCAACTACGTGGAGTCCTTCAAGGTCACGGTGGACATGGCTGCCGGGTACGGAGGCTTTGAGGTCCTCAAGACCCTGACGGGCTCCGGCCTGGACTCCGTGCCGGCGGGCACGACCTTCGACGTCACGGTCGACTACACCCTGCCTGCGGCGGCGAGCGTCTACGCCGCCGAGGGCTGGACGGCCCCGGGCACGCTCAACGCGGACGGGACCACGGGCTCGACGACGATGAAGGTCGTCATCGGTCGGACGAGCACGTACCCGGGCACCTTCCCCAAGGGCACGGTCGTCTCGCTGTGCGAGGACACCTCGAGCGCGTCCCCCGCGTCGGCGGGCTACTCCTGGGGCACCCCGGTGTTCAAGGTCGGATCGACGGCGACCTCCACGCTCACCGTGGGTGACCAGACCTCGACGGCGGTGTCGTTGACGAACACGGCCACCGCCCTGGGTACCTTCGAGGTGGTCAAGACCGCCTCGGGCGCTGAGGGCGCGGCTGCCAAGGACTACTCCTTCTCCTACACGTGCACCGACGGCCAGTCGGGCACCGTGTCGGCCAAGGGTGACGGCGTGGCGGTGCCTGCCGGTGCGTCCTTCGCCCTGGGCACCGAGTGCACGCTCACCGAGGACGAGGCCTCGGCGGCCATCGAGGGCTACACGCTGAGCGCCCCGGCCGCGCAGACCGTGACCATCTCCTCGGCCACCACCCCGGTGACCGCCACCTTCACCAACTCCTACACGCTCATCCCGACTCCGACTCCGACGCCGACGCCGACGGCCTCGGAGTCGGCCTCGGAGTCGGCCTCGGCCATCCCGTCAGAGTCTGCCTCGGCTGCCCCGTCGGAGTCGGCGTCGGCCGCTCCGTCGGAGTCTGCTTCGGCTGCCCCGTCGGAGTCGGCGTCGGCCGCTCCGTCGGAGTCTGCTTCGGCTGCCCCGTCGGAGTCGGCGTCGGCCGCTCCGTCGGAGTCGGCGTCGGCCACTCCGACGGTGTCAGCGACGGCCTCGGGGTCGGTGTCGGCGGGTGCGTCGGAGTCTGTTGTGCCGTCGGCGGGGGCGTCCTCTCCGGGTGTGGTCCGTGCGCCGGCTGGTGGGTCGACGTCTGGGTCCGCGGTGTCGGGCGGGTCGTCGTTGGCGCGGACGGGGGCCTCGGTGGTCGTGCCTGGGGTCCTGGCTGTTGTGGCCCTTGGGGGTGGGGGCGTGTTGCTGCGTCGTCGTCGTCGGGCATGAGGTCGGCGGGCCTGGGTCGCGGGCTCGTGTGATGGGTGGCTCCGTCCGTGTGGACGGGGCCACCTGTCGTCTCCGGGGCGCCCACGGCCCACGAACCGCAGGCGCCGACGGGTGAGACGAGCGGAGCAGGTGGGAGATACGGAGCCGGAACACATCCGGAACGGATCCGGGACGTATCCGTGACGTTCCCTCCTGCGGCGCGCCCCTAGGCTGATGGACGGGCGTTCCCAGGCGCCCTCCCCGTCCCGAAAGGCTGAGTGTGCCTCATCCGTGCCGTCGGCTCGTGCCGACCCTTGTCGTCGTCCTCCTGTGCCTGCTCGCAGCGAGCCCCGCGCACGCCAGCACCGGGTACGGCTCCGTGACCGTGACCCACGTCGTCACGGGGGAAGCGACCGACCGTGTGACAGGCAACCCGTCGGCCACGGTGACGCTGTCCTACACCCTCCCCGCCGAGGCGAGCGCCTACCCGGGATGGCGCCCTCCCGGGACGCTGTCCGCCGACGGGCGCAGCGGCACCGCGACGATGAGCGTGTCGACCCTGCGAGCCGCCGTCTCCTCCGAGTTCCCTTCAGGGACGCGGATCGCCCTGGACGCGGTCACGCGGACCACGACCCGGGTGGCCTGGGGGACCCCGGTGCTCACCACTCCCGAGGGAGCGAGCGTCTCGGAGATCATCATCGGCGACGGCACGTCGACCACGCTGACCCTGACGAGCACAGCATTGTTCAAGCGGGGCACCTTCTTCGTGAGGGTCGGGGCCGGAGGCGCCTACAGCGCCCTCCTGGACGCGAAGAGCTACAGGTTCACCTACGTCTGCGACGACCCCGAGGGGACCAGCGGTGAGATCGTCGCGACGCGGGCGCAGAACACCGCCTCGCAGGTGTGGGTGCCCCTGGGCACCGTGTGCACGGTGACCCAGGACATGGACGCGGCCCAGGTCGTCGGCTACGACCTCGACACCGTCCACTCCACTCCGCGTCCCGCGGTCGTCGAGGCCGTCATCAGCTCCGAGAGCTCGGCCAGGGCTGCGCTGTTCTGGAACCTCTACGTCAACCGCCCCGGCCGGTTCTCGGTGTCCACGACGACGATCGGTGCGGACCTTGCCGCTGACTCCTTCACCTACCGGTACACCTGCCTCGATGCGATCGGCAGGACGCTCGTCTCCCAGGCCGAGATCACGGTCCCCGGTGACGGCTCGGTGGTGCTCAGTCCGGAGATCGAGGGGGCGGCGACCTGCACGATCACCGCCGACACCGACTCGGCCGCTCGTGAGGGCTACGACCTCGACGCCGCGCTGTCCTCCTCCACAGTGACCATCGGTGCCAGCGACGTCGTCCCGGTCACGGCGACGCTCACCTACACCCGCATCGCACCGGATCCCACCGCTGAGGCGACCACGGGACCGTCCGCTGAGCCGACCGCAGGGCCGAGCGCTGAGCCGAGCGCGGGACCGACCGCTGAGCCGAGCGCTGGACCGAGCGCAGGGCCGACCGCTGAGCCGAGTGCCGGGCCGAGCGCTGAGCCGAGTGCCGGGCCGAGCGCGGGACCGTCCGCTGAGCCGAGTGCCGGGCCGAGCGCGGGACCGTCCGCTGAGCCGAGTGCCGGGCCGAGCGCGGATCCGACCGCTGAGCCGAGCGCTGAGCCCGGTACCGAACCCACCGCCGAGTCGCAGGCCCCGGTTGCCCCGGAGGCTCCGACCCCGTCCGGGGCGGCGGAGCACGCGCCGGCGACGAGCCACGGTGGGCCGCAGGACCGGGGAACAGACGGGAGCCCCGCACCCGGGGGGCCCGCGACCCTGGCCGGCGCAGCACCGAGCGCAGGCGGGGCTCCAGCGTCACGGCCGGCCCCGTCTGTCCTGGCGCGCACCGGGCCCCAGTCGGTCGGGGCCGGGCTCACGGCAGCGGCCCTGCTCATCGTGGGCTCCGGCCTCGCGCGCCGTCGGCGCCCCGCCTGAGCCTGCTCGTCCACGCCCTCATGGGTCGGCGGGGCCTACACTCGGCGCCGTGCGACTGACCGCCCTGCTGCCACCTCTTCTCGATGACCCGGCCACCTCCGACCTCGTCGAGGCCGCGGCCTCGGGCGCGCGCTCGGAGCGCAGCGCCGTCGTGTCCCCGGGGGCCAGGCCGGCCGTCCTGGCCGCCATGACCCTGGGGCCCGGAGGGGTACGCGCCGCCGTCGGCTTACCCGACGGCGCCCCCGCCGCACAGGACCGACGGGGGGCGCGGCCCTCCGGGACGCCCCTGCTCGTGGTCACTGCCACCGGCCGCGAGGCCGAGGACCTCGCCGCCTCCCTGTCCTGCTATCTGCCGGCAGCCGAGATCGCCGTCTTCCCCGCCTGGGAGACCCTGCCGCACGAGCGCCTGTCCCCGCGCGCAGACACCGTCTCCCGCCGCTTGGCGGTCCTGCGGCGCCTCGCCCACCCCGAGGACGGCGAGGCCGCCGCCGGCCGCCCCGCCGACCCGGGTCGAGGGCCGGTGCGCGTCCTCGTCGTCCCCGTGCGCGCCCTTCTGGCTCCGGTCATCCAGGGCCTGGGAGACCTTGAGCCCGTCAGGCTCGCCCCTGGGCCCTCCGCGGGGCTGGAGGAGATCGCACGACAGCTGGACGGCGCCGCCTACACCCGGGTCGACATGGTCGAGAGCCGCGGGCAGTACGCCGTGCGCGGCGGCATCCTCGACGTCTTCCCGCCCACGGAGCCGCGCCCCGTCCGCGTCGACTTCTTCGGCGACGACATCGAGTCCGTGTCCTCCTTTGCCGTGGCCGACCAGCGCACCATCGACGAGCTCGAGGCCGTGACCGCCACCGCCTGCCGGGAGATCCTCCTCAGCCCGGCCCTGCGCGAGCGCGCCCGCGCCCTGATCGGCTCCATCCCGGGGGCCGCGGACATGCTCGAGAAGATCGCCGAGGGGATCCCCGTCGAGGGCATGGAGTCCCTCGCCCCCGTGCTCGTCCCCTCCCTGGTCCCCCTGCTCGATCTCGTCGGAGACCGCCTCCTCGTCGTCCTCGAGCCCGAGCGGGTGCGCCGGCGTGCCGAGGACCTCGTCGCCACGACCGCCGAGTTCCTTGCCGCCGCCTGGACCTCGGCGGCCTCCGGAGGGACCGTCCCAGTCGACCTGTCGGCCGCGGCCTTCGCCCACCTCGCCGAGGCCCGGGCGCTGGCCCTGTCCACCGGCAGGGGCTGGTGGTCGCTCACCTCGCTGGCCGCCTCCCCGGAGGTCGTCGAGCTCGCCCTGACCGACCCTCCCACCTACCGCGGCCAGATGGAGCAGGCCGTGACCGACCTGGGTCGCATGGCCCGCGAGGGCTGGAGCGTCGTCGTGGCCACCGACGGCCCCGGCCCCGGGCGCCGCATGGCCCAGCTGCTCGCCGACGGCGGCGTCCCGGCCCGGATCGTCACCCACCTCGACGAGCCCGCGGACCTGGGGTGGAGCGGACCGGGAGGAGGGGGCGACGGCGTCGTGCGGGTCACGCAGGCCAGCGCCGGGCACGGCTTCGTCTCACAGGGCCTCCACCTGGCCCTCATCGCCGAGTCGGACCTGACCGGTCGGGCCGCCGCAGGTCCGCGCGGGGACAAGGTGCTCCCGGCGCGGCGCTCCCGCAAGAGCGTCGACCCCCTGTCCCTGCGCGCCGGGGACCTCGTCGTCCACGCCCAGCACGGCGTGGGTCGCTTCGTCGAGCTCCTGCGCCGCTCAGTCGGCTCCTCGAAGTCGGAGGCGAGCCGGGAGTACCTCGTCATCGAGTACGCCCCCTCCCGGCGCGGCCAGCCGGGGGACCGGCTCCTCGTGCCCACTGACGCCCTCGACCAGGTGAGCAAGTACGTCGGCGGCGACGCACCCGCCCTCAACCGGATGGGCGGGGCCGACTGGCAGCGGACGAAGTCCAAGGCGCGGACGGCGGTGCGCGAGATCGCCGGAGAGCTCGTGCGTCTCTACGCCGCGCGTGCCGCCACCGTCGGGCACGCCTTCGGCCCCGACACCCCCTGGCAGGCCGAGCTCGAGGAGGCGTTCCCGTACACCGAGACCCCCGACCAGCTGGCCACCATCGACGACGTCAAGGCCGACATGGAGAAGGCGCAGCCCATGGACCGCCTCATCTGCGGCGACGTGGGCTACGGCAAGACCGAGATCGCCGTGCGCGCCGCCTTCAAGGCCGTCCAGGACGGCAAGCAGGTCGCCGTGCTCGTGCCCACCACCCTGCTCGTGGCCCAGCACGCCGAGACCTTCTCCGAGCGCTACGCCGGGTTCCCCGTGCGAGTGGCTCAGCTCTCCCGGTTCCAGACCGAGGCCGAGTCCCAGGAGGTCCTGCGCGGCCTGGCCGACGGCACCATCGACGTGGTCGTGGGCACGCACCGGCTCCTGACCGGGCAGGTGCGCTTCAAGGACCTGGGCCTGGTCGTCATCGACGAGGAGCAGCGCTTCGGGGTCGAGCACAAGGAGACCCTCACCGCGCTGCGCACCGACGTCGACGTCCTGGCCATGTCAGCGACCCCGATCCCTCGCACCCTCGAGATGGCGGTCACCGGGCTGCGGGAGATGTCGACGCTCGCCACGCCTCCTGAGGACCGCCACCCCATCCTCACCTACGTCGGCGCCTACGAGACCAAGCAGGTCGGTGCCGCCATCCGCCGCGAGCTCCTGCGCGACGGTCAGGTCTTCTACGTCCACAACCGGGTCGAGGACATCGACGCCGTCGCCGCCCGTCTCACCGAGCTCGTCCCCGAGGCGCGGGTCGCCACGGCCCACGGGCAGATGGGGGAGTCGCGGCTGGAGTCGGTGATCGACGCCTTCTGGCGCAAGGACATCGACGTGCTCGTGTGCACGACGATCGTCGAGACCGGGCTGGACGTGACCAACGCCAACACCCTCATCGTCGACCGCGCCGACCGGATGGGCCTGTCCCAGCTCCACCAGCTGCGCGGGCGGGTCGGGCGCGGGCGCGAGCGCGCCTACGCCTACTTCCTCTACCCGGCGGACCGGCCGCTGACCGAGACCGCCCTCGAGCGCCTGCGCACCATCGCGACCAACACCGACCTGGGGGCCGGCATGCAGGTGGCCATGAAGGACCTCGAGATCCGCGGCGCCGGCAACCTGCTCGGTGGAGAGCAGTCGGGGCATATCGCAGGAGTCGGCTTCGACCTCTACGTGCGGATGGTCTCCGAGGCCGTCGCCGCCTACAAGAAGGCTCTCAAGGTCACCGACGGCGCCGCGGTCGTGGGGCAGGAGCCCGAGGTCGACGAGGACCTGCGCGTCGAGCTGCCCGTGGACGCCACGATCCCCGAGGACTACGTGCCCCACGAGCGCCTCCGCCTCGAGGCCTACACGAAGTTCGCCGCCGCCCGCTCGGAGGCCGAGGTCGAGGACGTCCTCGATGAGCTCGTCGACCGCTACGGGCCGGTGCCGGACCCCGTGACGCGCCTGGCGGCCCTGGCGCGCCTCAGGTCCCTTGCCGCCGGCCTGGGGGTGCGTGAGATCGTCGCCCAGGGCAAGTCCGTCCGCTTCGCCCCTGTCAGCCTGCCGGAGTCGGGGCGCATGCGTCTGACCCGGCTCTACCCGGGCACCGTCCTCAAGCCCGCGACGCGCACGGTCGTCGTGCCCGCCCCCGGCCGGGCCAGGCTGGGGGGAGGGCCGGTGGAGGGCACCGACCTGCTGCGGTGGGCGGAGGTGTTCCTGCGCGCCGTCGTCGGGGGTCAGACCGAGTACGAGACCGAGGCAACGACATACCGGCGGCGCACCTGACGGAGAGGAGAAACCGCGCTCGCAATACTGTTTCTTGAGTAGCGCTGGTTTATTCTCTTTCGAGTGGGAACCACCGTCCCGGGCGTGCGAGAAAAGATTGCGAAATAGTTACGGCGGCTCACCCTCGTGCCGGAATGGCGCGGATTTCTTGTCGCGGTGGCCCACGCCCCACGGTTCTCGTCTGGCTGTTCCGGTGGCGTGGCCCTAGTGTGAAGGCGTTCCTTGTCATCAGTCCGGATCGTCCCGGACTATCCCGGATCGGAGCGTCATGCGCACCCCTTCTCCCTCGGCCCGTTCGGAGCGCCAGAAGTCGTTCCGTGCCGTGGTCGTGGCCGTTCTGGCAGCCCTTGTCGCAGCCGTGGGTGTCATCGCCCCGGGCATTGCCGCGATGAACGCGGGCATCGCCATCACGATCCCCGAGCTCCTCAAGTCGGACGCCAACGGCGTGACCTCCGCCGGCTACATCGCGGTCGGTGACGTCGCCAAGGTCCAGTTCACGTGGGACGCCCGGGGCACGACCCTGGCCGACGGCGACTCCTTCACCATCGAGCTGGGAAGCAACTTCGAGGCGCGGGAGGTCCGGACGATCCCGGTCACGGTCGTCCACAACGGGGCGCAGGTGACGATCGGGACCTGCCAGATCACCAAGACCGCGATCACCTGCACGATGAACTCGGAGGTCGAGCGCCTGCGGGTCGAGGGCTTCACCGACTTCCGCGGAACGGGGGAGACCCTGCTCATCGCCACCGCGGCCACGACGGCCGAGACGACGACGATGACGGTCAACGGCGCGACCACCGCGGTGGACCTGCCCGGCACCGGCGGCATCCGCGCGGCACCCCTGCCGACCTACCGTCCTGCGAACTTCACGAAGGTCTCCACGCCCCTGTCGGCGGCCT contains:
- a CDS encoding DUF7926 domain-containing protein, which produces MTVNGSQTVSVDLPGTGGISGVVPTTYVPLRLSKMSSVIGPTSSMVWEVNFGTPYITQQLAAAGTPITVDGSIRQTITFTDTLGPGQAFSTDMSRWAIMVRNSAAEPSLTGIRVTNAAGTDLNTTSGDFDMSVSIDGQVATITVTGPFAENTNYKITYPVTFTSQSGTASVGVHYENTAALDGTAATASFERNYVESFKVTVDMAAGYGGFEVLKTLTGSGLDSVPAGTTFDVTVDYTLPAAASVYAAEGWTAPGTLNADGTTGSTTMKVVIGRTSTYPGTFPKGTVVSLCEDTSSASPASAGYSWGTPVFKVGSTATSTLTVGDQTSTAVSLTNTATALGTFEVVKTASGAEGAAAKDYSFSYTCTDGQSGTVSAKGDGVAVPAGASFALGTECTLTEDEASAAIEGYTLSAPAAQTVTISSATTPVTATFTNSYTLIPTPTPTPTPTASESASESASAIPSESASAAPSESASAAPSESASAAPSESASAAPSESASAAPSESASAAPSESASATPTVSATASGSVSAGASESVVPSAGASSPGVVRAPAGGSTSGSAVSGGSSLARTGASVVVPGVLAVVALGGGGVLLRRRRRA
- a CDS encoding DUF5979 domain-containing protein; its protein translation is MPTLVVVLLCLLAASPAHASTGYGSVTVTHVVTGEATDRVTGNPSATVTLSYTLPAEASAYPGWRPPGTLSADGRSGTATMSVSTLRAAVSSEFPSGTRIALDAVTRTTTRVAWGTPVLTTPEGASVSEIIIGDGTSTTLTLTSTALFKRGTFFVRVGAGGAYSALLDAKSYRFTYVCDDPEGTSGEIVATRAQNTASQVWVPLGTVCTVTQDMDAAQVVGYDLDTVHSTPRPAVVEAVISSESSARAALFWNLYVNRPGRFSVSTTTIGADLAADSFTYRYTCLDAIGRTLVSQAEITVPGDGSVVLSPEIEGAATCTITADTDSAAREGYDLDAALSSSTVTIGASDVVPVTATLTYTRIAPDPTAEATTGPSAEPTAGPSAEPSAGPTAEPSAGPSAGPTAEPSAGPSAEPSAGPSAGPSAEPSAGPSAGPSAEPSAGPSADPTAEPSAEPGTEPTAESQAPVAPEAPTPSGAAEHAPATSHGGPQDRGTDGSPAPGGPATLAGAAPSAGGAPASRPAPSVLARTGPQSVGAGLTAAALLIVGSGLARRRRPA
- the mfd gene encoding transcription-repair coupling factor, whose translation is MRLTALLPPLLDDPATSDLVEAAASGARSERSAVVSPGARPAVLAAMTLGPGGVRAAVGLPDGAPAAQDRRGARPSGTPLLVVTATGREAEDLAASLSCYLPAAEIAVFPAWETLPHERLSPRADTVSRRLAVLRRLAHPEDGEAAAGRPADPGRGPVRVLVVPVRALLAPVIQGLGDLEPVRLAPGPSAGLEEIARQLDGAAYTRVDMVESRGQYAVRGGILDVFPPTEPRPVRVDFFGDDIESVSSFAVADQRTIDELEAVTATACREILLSPALRERARALIGSIPGAADMLEKIAEGIPVEGMESLAPVLVPSLVPLLDLVGDRLLVVLEPERVRRRAEDLVATTAEFLAAAWTSAASGGTVPVDLSAAAFAHLAEARALALSTGRGWWSLTSLAASPEVVELALTDPPTYRGQMEQAVTDLGRMAREGWSVVVATDGPGPGRRMAQLLADGGVPARIVTHLDEPADLGWSGPGGGGDGVVRVTQASAGHGFVSQGLHLALIAESDLTGRAAAGPRGDKVLPARRSRKSVDPLSLRAGDLVVHAQHGVGRFVELLRRSVGSSKSEASREYLVIEYAPSRRGQPGDRLLVPTDALDQVSKYVGGDAPALNRMGGADWQRTKSKARTAVREIAGELVRLYAARAATVGHAFGPDTPWQAELEEAFPYTETPDQLATIDDVKADMEKAQPMDRLICGDVGYGKTEIAVRAAFKAVQDGKQVAVLVPTTLLVAQHAETFSERYAGFPVRVAQLSRFQTEAESQEVLRGLADGTIDVVVGTHRLLTGQVRFKDLGLVVIDEEQRFGVEHKETLTALRTDVDVLAMSATPIPRTLEMAVTGLREMSTLATPPEDRHPILTYVGAYETKQVGAAIRRELLRDGQVFYVHNRVEDIDAVAARLTELVPEARVATAHGQMGESRLESVIDAFWRKDIDVLVCTTIVETGLDVTNANTLIVDRADRMGLSQLHQLRGRVGRGRERAYAYFLYPADRPLTETALERLRTIATNTDLGAGMQVAMKDLEIRGAGNLLGGEQSGHIAGVGFDLYVRMVSEAVAAYKKALKVTDGAAVVGQEPEVDEDLRVELPVDATIPEDYVPHERLRLEAYTKFAAARSEAEVEDVLDELVDRYGPVPDPVTRLAALARLRSLAAGLGVREIVAQGKSVRFAPVSLPESGRMRLTRLYPGTVLKPATRTVVVPAPGRARLGGGPVEGTDLLRWAEVFLRAVVGGQTEYETEATTYRRRT